One Nonomuraea angiospora DNA segment encodes these proteins:
- the thiD gene encoding bifunctional hydroxymethylpyrimidine kinase/phosphomethylpyrimidine kinase, protein MGDMTVSTPPRVLTVAGSDSGGGAGIQADLKTMLAMGVHGMSVIAAVTAQNSLGVQGYWELPPEAVRAQLDSVLGDIGAQAVKTGMLASPALVEVVADALGSYAAPVIVDPVGVSKHGDPLLAPEAVDTLRTLLLPVATVVTPNLWEVEQLTSVKVEDEDGLRAAAEAVLELGPRWALIKGGHLPGAPVDLLTDGTDEYRFAAERLDNRHTHGTGCTLASAIASRLALGDDVPQAVGKAKEYVTGAIARGFPLGSGIGPVDHAWRWR, encoded by the coding sequence ATGGGGGACATGACGGTTTCGACCCCTCCACGCGTGCTGACCGTCGCCGGCTCCGACTCCGGGGGCGGCGCGGGCATCCAGGCCGACCTGAAGACCATGCTGGCCATGGGCGTCCACGGCATGAGCGTCATCGCCGCGGTGACGGCTCAAAACTCCCTGGGCGTCCAGGGCTACTGGGAGCTGCCGCCCGAGGCCGTACGCGCGCAGCTCGACTCCGTCCTGGGCGACATCGGCGCCCAGGCGGTGAAGACCGGCATGCTGGCCTCCCCGGCGCTGGTCGAGGTCGTGGCCGACGCGCTCGGCTCGTACGCCGCGCCGGTGATCGTGGACCCCGTGGGTGTGTCGAAGCACGGCGACCCGCTGCTCGCGCCCGAGGCCGTCGACACGCTGCGGACGCTGCTGCTGCCCGTGGCCACCGTGGTGACGCCGAACCTGTGGGAGGTGGAGCAGCTCACCTCCGTCAAGGTGGAGGACGAGGACGGGCTGCGGGCGGCGGCCGAGGCCGTTCTGGAGCTCGGGCCCAGGTGGGCGCTGATCAAGGGCGGCCATCTGCCGGGCGCGCCGGTGGACCTGCTCACGGACGGCACGGACGAATACCGGTTCGCCGCCGAGCGCCTCGACAACCGCCACACCCACGGCACGGGCTGCACGCTGGCCTCGGCCATCGCCTCCCGGCTCGCGCTGGGCGACGACGTGCCGCAGGCGGTGGGGAAGGCGAAGGAGTACGTGACGGGCGCGATCGCGCGCGGCTTCCCCCTGGGGAGCGGCATCGGCCCGGTGGACCACGCCTGGCGCTGGCGCTGA
- the recG gene encoding ATP-dependent DNA helicase RecG, giving the protein MSRFDEPLTKALDPKTAKLLHSVLDLETVGDLLRHYPRRYAERGELTTLDALEVDEHVTVVGEVTRLMRKPMRNRGGTWLEVEVVDGNGNRLYLSFFGKGSHVAESRLKPGQRGMFAGKVGLFGARAKPRWQLAHPEFELFEEGEANAEEFAAAPVPIYPAGKDVTPWAIRRAVGVVLDTLGPLDDPLPAELRARHGLQDLGEALAGIHRPKDFAEVGRARKRLKFDEAFVLQAVLLRRRQAATALPAKPRPRRGDGLLTDFDARLPFSLTEGQAQVGEEIAADLALEHPMHRLLQGEVGAGKTVVALRAMLQVVDAGGQAALLAPTEVLAQQHHRSITGMLGDLAQGGMFGGTSVTLLTGSMGAAARRAALLDAASGTAGIVVGTHALLQEHVQFADLGLVVVDEQHRFGVEQRDALREKAAGGRPHVLVMTATPIPRTVAMTVFGDLEISTLSQLPSGRAPITTHVVPAAEKPHYLERTWQRVREEVALGRQAYIVCPRIGDLEGDEGDLAAAPAGDDDRRPPLAVLDVAELLKSGPFHDLRVGTLHGKLPPEEKDAIMRSFTRGELDVLVATTVIEVGVDVPNSSVMIIMDADRFGVSQLHQLRGRVGRGGLPGLCLLVSDFSEGTPARARLDAVATTLDGFELSRVDLEQRREGDVLGAAQSGKRSSLKLLQLLRDEDVIATARDEAAALLEEDPDLKSHEGLRAEIARLLADERAEYLEKT; this is encoded by the coding sequence GTGAGCCGTTTCGACGAGCCTCTGACGAAGGCGCTCGACCCGAAGACCGCCAAGTTGCTGCACAGCGTGCTCGACCTGGAGACGGTCGGCGACCTGCTGCGCCACTATCCCCGGCGTTACGCCGAGCGCGGCGAGCTGACCACCCTCGACGCGCTGGAGGTCGACGAGCACGTCACCGTGGTCGGCGAGGTGACCAGGCTCATGCGCAAGCCCATGCGCAACCGCGGCGGCACCTGGCTGGAGGTCGAGGTCGTCGACGGCAACGGCAACCGGCTCTACCTGTCGTTCTTCGGCAAGGGCTCCCACGTGGCCGAGTCGCGGCTCAAGCCGGGGCAGCGGGGCATGTTCGCGGGCAAGGTGGGGCTGTTCGGGGCCCGGGCCAAGCCGCGCTGGCAGCTCGCCCACCCGGAGTTCGAGCTGTTCGAGGAGGGCGAGGCCAACGCGGAGGAGTTCGCGGCGGCGCCGGTGCCGATCTATCCGGCGGGCAAGGACGTCACGCCGTGGGCGATCAGGCGCGCGGTCGGCGTCGTGCTCGACACGCTGGGCCCGCTCGACGACCCGCTGCCCGCCGAGCTGCGGGCCCGCCACGGGCTGCAGGACCTGGGCGAGGCGCTGGCGGGCATCCACCGGCCGAAGGACTTCGCCGAGGTGGGGCGGGCGCGCAAGCGGCTGAAGTTCGACGAGGCGTTCGTGCTGCAGGCCGTGCTGCTGCGGCGGCGCCAGGCCGCCACCGCGCTGCCCGCCAAGCCCAGGCCGAGGCGCGGCGACGGCCTGCTGACCGACTTCGACGCGCGGCTGCCGTTCTCGCTGACGGAGGGGCAGGCGCAGGTCGGCGAGGAGATCGCCGCCGACCTCGCGCTCGAGCACCCGATGCACCGGCTGCTGCAGGGCGAGGTCGGCGCGGGCAAGACGGTGGTGGCGCTGCGGGCGATGCTCCAGGTGGTCGACGCGGGCGGCCAGGCGGCGCTGCTGGCCCCCACGGAGGTGCTGGCCCAGCAGCACCACCGCTCGATCACCGGCATGCTCGGGGATCTGGCGCAGGGGGGCATGTTCGGGGGCACGTCGGTCACGCTGCTGACCGGCTCCATGGGCGCCGCCGCCCGCCGCGCGGCCCTCCTGGACGCCGCCTCGGGCACGGCGGGGATCGTCGTGGGCACGCACGCGCTGCTGCAGGAGCACGTGCAGTTCGCCGACCTGGGGCTGGTCGTGGTGGACGAGCAGCACCGGTTCGGCGTGGAGCAGCGCGACGCCCTGCGCGAGAAGGCGGCCGGCGGCCGGCCGCACGTCCTGGTCATGACGGCCACCCCGATCCCGCGCACGGTCGCCATGACCGTCTTCGGCGACCTGGAGATCTCGACGCTGTCCCAGCTCCCGTCGGGCCGCGCCCCCATCACCACGCACGTCGTCCCGGCCGCCGAGAAGCCCCACTACCTCGAACGCACCTGGCAGCGGGTGCGGGAGGAGGTGGCGCTGGGGCGGCAGGCGTACATCGTGTGCCCGCGCATCGGCGACCTGGAGGGCGACGAGGGCGACCTGGCGGCGGCGCCGGCCGGCGACGACGACCGCCGCCCGCCGCTGGCGGTCCTCGACGTGGCCGAGCTCCTGAAGAGCGGCCCCTTCCACGACCTGCGGGTGGGCACGCTCCACGGCAAGCTGCCGCCGGAGGAGAAGGACGCGATCATGCGCTCCTTCACGCGCGGCGAGCTCGACGTCCTGGTGGCCACGACCGTCATCGAGGTCGGGGTCGACGTCCCCAACTCCTCCGTCATGATCATCATGGATGCCGACCGCTTCGGCGTCTCCCAGCTCCACCAGCTCCGCGGCCGCGTCGGCCGCGGCGGCCTCCCGGGCCTGTGCCTCCTGGTCTCCGACTTCTCCGAGGGCACCCCGGCCCGCGCCCGCCTCGACGCGGTGGCCACCACCCTGGACGGCTTCGAACTGTCGCGCGTGGACCTGGAGCAACGGCGGGAGGGCGACGTCCTGGGGGCGGCCCAGTCGGGCAAGCGGTCGTCGCTGAAGCTGCTGCAGCTCCTGCGGGACGAGGACGTGATCGCCACGGCCCGCGACGAGGCCGCCGCCCTGCTGGAGGAGGATCCGGACCTGAAGTCGCACGAGGGGTTGCGGGCGGAGATCGCCCGGCTGCTGGCGGACGAACGCGCGGAGTACTTGGAGAAGACCTGA
- the rpmB gene encoding 50S ribosomal protein L28 codes for MASVCDVCRKGPTFGNNVSHSHRRTRRRWNPNIQTVRAVVGGTPKKLNVCTSCIKAGKVTR; via the coding sequence GTGGCTTCCGTCTGCGATGTCTGCCGCAAGGGCCCGACCTTCGGCAACAACGTGTCCCACTCCCACCGCCGTACCCGTCGTCGTTGGAACCCCAACATCCAGACGGTCCGCGCGGTCGTCGGCGGCACGCCGAAGAAGCTCAACGTGTGCACCTCGTGCATCAAGGCGGGCAAGGTCACCCGCTAG
- a CDS encoding DAK2 domain-containing protein, translating into MKILDPPAVRRWARLAADALGRARTEIDALNVFPVADGDTGTNLHLTMLSAAEAVESLPDDVDAAVVWQTLSYGALVGARGNSGVIVSQALRGLAEVLKDGSDLRAGLLRAAVLAREAVARPVEGTVLSVLESAARAVQDVEEGDLRTVARQAAGEARAALRRTPSQLDVLARSGVVDAGGAGAAIVLETLASVITDSYSDHYDVPAPTSRVAPMAEVGAGYEVMYLLDADDAAVAALREELDAMGDSLVVVGGDGLWNVHVHVAEAGPAVEAGLRAGRPHRIRITYLAERTHRGSAGRGVVAVAAGDGIAALFEECGAVVVRREPGTRPSLPALLAAIRQAGSEVAVLPNDEGVRSVAAAAAEVAREDGVVVSVLPTKATVQGLAALAVHDPLRRFDDDVVAMTDAAGHTRYGHVTVADREAMTSAGLCRPGDVLGMIDGDVAVIGGSLDRVATMVVDRMVAGGGELVTLVTGAQAPPGLAARLEEQLRGTRPDVDLVVYDGEQGGYPLLIGVE; encoded by the coding sequence ATGAAGATCCTCGACCCGCCGGCGGTGCGCCGCTGGGCCCGCCTGGCCGCCGACGCGCTCGGCCGGGCCAGGACCGAGATCGACGCGCTGAACGTCTTCCCCGTGGCCGACGGCGACACCGGCACCAACCTGCACCTGACCATGCTGTCCGCGGCCGAGGCCGTCGAGTCGCTGCCCGACGACGTGGACGCGGCCGTGGTGTGGCAGACGCTCTCGTACGGCGCGCTCGTCGGGGCCCGCGGCAACTCCGGCGTGATCGTCAGCCAGGCGTTACGCGGCCTCGCCGAGGTGCTCAAGGACGGCTCCGACCTGCGGGCCGGGCTGCTCAGGGCCGCCGTGCTGGCCAGGGAGGCGGTGGCCAGGCCGGTGGAGGGCACGGTGCTGAGCGTGCTGGAGTCGGCCGCGCGAGCCGTACAGGACGTGGAGGAGGGCGACCTGCGGACGGTGGCGCGGCAGGCGGCGGGCGAGGCCCGCGCCGCGCTGCGCCGCACGCCTTCCCAGCTGGACGTGCTGGCCCGCAGCGGCGTGGTGGACGCGGGCGGCGCGGGCGCGGCGATCGTGCTGGAGACCCTGGCCTCCGTGATCACCGACTCCTACAGCGACCACTACGACGTGCCCGCGCCGACCTCGCGGGTCGCGCCGATGGCCGAGGTGGGGGCGGGCTACGAGGTGATGTACCTGCTGGACGCCGACGACGCCGCGGTGGCCGCGCTGCGCGAGGAGCTCGACGCCATGGGCGACTCGCTGGTCGTGGTCGGCGGCGACGGGTTGTGGAACGTGCACGTCCACGTGGCCGAGGCCGGTCCCGCCGTCGAGGCCGGGCTGCGGGCGGGGCGGCCGCACCGGATCAGGATCACGTACCTGGCCGAACGCACCCACCGCGGCAGCGCGGGCCGGGGCGTGGTGGCGGTGGCCGCGGGCGACGGGATCGCGGCGCTGTTCGAGGAGTGCGGCGCGGTCGTGGTACGCCGCGAGCCCGGCACCCGGCCCAGCCTGCCCGCCCTGCTGGCCGCGATCAGGCAGGCGGGCAGCGAGGTCGCGGTCCTGCCGAACGACGAGGGCGTCAGGTCGGTCGCCGCCGCGGCCGCGGAGGTCGCCCGCGAGGACGGGGTCGTGGTCAGCGTGCTGCCGACGAAGGCGACCGTGCAGGGGCTCGCCGCGCTGGCCGTACACGATCCGCTGCGCCGCTTCGACGACGACGTGGTGGCGATGACGGACGCGGCCGGGCACACGCGGTACGGACACGTGACGGTGGCGGACCGCGAGGCGATGACGAGCGCGGGGCTGTGCCGCCCCGGCGACGTGCTCGGCATGATCGACGGGGACGTCGCCGTGATCGGCGGCTCGCTCGACCGCGTGGCCACCATGGTCGTGGACCGGATGGTGGCCGGCGGCGGCGAGCTGGTCACCCTGGTCACGGGCGCGCAGGCGCCGCCGGGCCTCGCCGCGCGGCTGGAGGAACAGCTGCGCGGCACGCGGCCCGACGTGGATCTGGTCGTGTACGACGGCGAGCAGGGCGGCTATCCGCTCCTGATCGGCGTGGAGTGA